Sequence from the Petrotoga sp. 9PW.55.5.1 genome:
AGATAGATGATGAAGGGAATATTTCGCTGGAGGGGAGAAAAAATGAAAGATAGAATGAAGGTCCCTTTATTTGATTTGACAAGGCAATACGAAAATCTGAAAAAAGATGTGTTAAAAAAACTCGATGCGGTTTTTACCTCTGGAAACGTGGTAATGGGTAGTAATGTAAAGTCACTAGAAAAAGAGATTTCTAATTATCTGGGATCAAAATACGCTATTAGTGTTGCTAATGGTTCTGATGCGTTAAGATTATCTGTTAAAGCTCTGGATATTAAAAATGGTGATTATGTAATAACTACCCCTTACACCTTTTTTGCTACAGTAAGTGCCATAGTTCTAAATGATGCAAAACCTATATTCGTTGATATAGAGGAAAAATATTACAACATAGATTTAGACCAGGTAGAAGACGTTCTTAACAATCACCCAGAGAAAGAAAAGATCAAGGCTATTATTCCCGTTCACTTGTTTGGAAAAAGTGTTGATTTAGAAAGATTGGAAAAAATAAAGAAAAAGTATAATATAAAAATCATTGAAGACGCTGCTCAGTCGATAGGATCCGTCTGGCATTACTCTAATGGAGAAAAAAAATTAACAGGTACTGTTGGTAATTTTGGAATTTATTCTTTTTTTCCTACAAAAAACCTTGGTGGATACGGCGATGGCGGTATGGTAGTTACTAACGATGAATACTTAGCTGATAGAATTAGAAGATTAAGGGTACATGGCTCATCAAAAAAATATTTTCATGAAGAAGTTGGCTATAATTCTAGATTAGATGAAGTCCAAGCAGCAATACTTAGGATCAAACTCAAAAAATTAGATGAGTATATTGATAAAAGAATAAAAAAGGCAAAAAATTATGAGGAGTTGTTTCAAAGTCATGAATTAGATAAACACATTGATTTTCCAGCTTATTTTAATAATAGAACCCATGTTTACCATCAATATGTTATTACGTTAAAAGATCCAAAATATAGGGATAAATTAAAAAGTTATCTTAATGAATACGGGATTGGAACTTCGATATATTACCCACTTGGATTGCATCTTCAAAAGTGCTTTGCGGATTTAGGATATAAAGAAGGGGATTTCCCTGTTACAGAAAAAGCTTCTAAAAGTTCTCTTGCTTTGCCGATGTTTCCAGAGTTGACAAAAAAAGAGCAAGAGTACGTTGTTAAAGTTATTAAACAATTTTTCAAAAAGTAGGGGAGGAAAGAAAAGATGGCATTATTAGATAAAATCATAGATAAAACAGCAAAAATAGGGGTGATAGGCTTAGGTTATGTTGGTTTACCTCTTGCTGTAGAAAAAGCCAAGGCAGGTTATACGGTTTTAGGGTTTGATATTCAAAAAGAGAAGGTAGATAAAGTCAACAAAGGAATAAATTATATAGGTGATGTTGTTAATGAAGAACTAGAAGAATTTGTTAAAGATGGCTTTATTAGTGCAACAGATGATTACGATAGAATAGAAGAATGCGACTGTATTATGATTTGTGTACCTACACCTTTAAATAAATTCAAACAACCTGATCTAAGTTTTGTAGAAGATTCAACAAACGAGATAGCTAAAAGATTGAAACCCGAAAAACTAATAGTTTTAGAAAGTACTACCTACCCTGGAACAACAGAAGAAGTTATTCTTCCAATATTAGAATCTACTGGTTTAAAAGTTGGAAAAGATTTTTATTTGGCTTTTAGCCCCGAAAGAGTGGATCCGGGAAATTTAATATATAAAACTAAAAATACCCCAAAAGTTGTTGGTGGAGTTACAGAAAAATGTACACTTCATGCAAAATCTTTGTACGAAAGAGTTTTAAATGCTGGTGTTTTTACCGTTTCTTCTCCTAAAGAAGCAGAAATGTCAAAAATTTTGGAAAACACCTTCAGAATAGTCAACATAGGTCTTATTAACGAAATGGCAGTATTAGCAAGGAAAATGGGAATTAATATTTGGCAAGTAATCGATGCTGCTGCAACAAAACCTTTTGGATTTATGCCTTTTTATCCTGGACCTGGAGTGGGAGGACATTGTATCCCCATTGATCCATTTTATCTTACTTACAAGGCAAGAGAGTTCGATTATCATACAAGACTTATAGAATTAGCTGGAGAAATTAACGATTACATGCCTGAATATGTAATAGAAAGATTGATGGACATTTTAAACGAAAAGAAGAAATGCTTAAATGGTTCCAAAATTTTGATGCTGGGAGTAAGTTATAAAAACGATATAGATGATTTGAGAGAGTCACCCGCTTTAAAAGTATTAGAACTCCTAGAAAAGAAAGGGGCGCAAGTAAAGATTCACGATCCATACATTGAAGAATTTTCTCATAATGGTGGCATTTTCAAAACCTCTCCTTTAACAGAAGATTTAATAAAAGAATCAGATGCGGTTATAATTACTACTGCCCATAAAAAAGTAGATTACGATTTTGTAGCTAAAAATACAGATATAATTTTTGATACAAAAAACGCCACTAAAGATATTAGAAATAACTATCCAGATAAAATCCATTTATTATAATAGTAAATTAATTAGGTGGTGCATACATTATGTTAAAAACAGCAATAATTGGCTGCGGTAGAATTGCTCAAAAAAAACATTCTGAAGCTATAATAAGAAATTCAAATATAATTGAAAATATAGCAGTTTGCGATTTATTAAGAGAAAGAGCCTTAGAATTTGCAGATAAAATGGAAAAGGCTGACTTAAAAAAACCGGAAATATATGAAGATTATAAACAATTACTAAAGCGAAAAGACATAGATGCAGTAGTTATAGCAACAGAAAGCGGAAATCATTATGAAATAACTATGGAAGCTTTAAACAACAACAAGCATGTCTTAGTTGAAAAACCTATGGCTTTATCCACAAAACATATGAACGAAATGATAGAAGTTGCTGAAAATAAAGATTTAAAGTTAGGAGTGTGTTTTCAAAACAGATTTAATCCACCAATCCAAGAATTAAGAAAAAAAATAGAATCAAATGCTTTTGGTAGAATATTACACGGCCAAGCATCCATTAGATGGAATAGGAACCGTGATTATTATAAACAAGCCCAATGGCGAGGTACCTGGAAATATGATGGTGGAACCTTGATGAACCAATGCACTCACGATATAGATTTATTGTTATGGAAT
This genomic interval carries:
- a CDS encoding DegT/DnrJ/EryC1/StrS aminotransferase family protein, with translation MKDRMKVPLFDLTRQYENLKKDVLKKLDAVFTSGNVVMGSNVKSLEKEISNYLGSKYAISVANGSDALRLSVKALDIKNGDYVITTPYTFFATVSAIVLNDAKPIFVDIEEKYYNIDLDQVEDVLNNHPEKEKIKAIIPVHLFGKSVDLERLEKIKKKYNIKIIEDAAQSIGSVWHYSNGEKKLTGTVGNFGIYSFFPTKNLGGYGDGGMVVTNDEYLADRIRRLRVHGSSKKYFHEEVGYNSRLDEVQAAILRIKLKKLDEYIDKRIKKAKNYEELFQSHELDKHIDFPAYFNNRTHVYHQYVITLKDPKYRDKLKSYLNEYGIGTSIYYPLGLHLQKCFADLGYKEGDFPVTEKASKSSLALPMFPELTKKEQEYVVKVIKQFFKK
- a CDS encoding Gfo/Idh/MocA family protein; this translates as MLKTAIIGCGRIAQKKHSEAIIRNSNIIENIAVCDLLRERALEFADKMEKADLKKPEIYEDYKQLLKRKDIDAVVIATESGNHYEITMEALNNNKHVLVEKPMALSTKHMNEMIEVAENKDLKLGVCFQNRFNPPIQELRKKIESNAFGRILHGQASIRWNRNRDYYKQAQWRGTWKYDGGTLMNQCTHDIDLLLWNMGSEIDEIYGVIRNFTHPYIQAEDFGGAIIKFKNGSVGIIEGSATIYPKNLEETLSIFGEKGTVVIGGLAVNKIKHWRFEGEDAHPYQNLPDPDTVYGNGHVPLYRDFYNAILENNQPYINGQEGKKAVEAVFGIYKSAKEGLPVKFPIDFSTLEMEN
- a CDS encoding nucleotide sugar dehydrogenase — encoded protein: MALLDKIIDKTAKIGVIGLGYVGLPLAVEKAKAGYTVLGFDIQKEKVDKVNKGINYIGDVVNEELEEFVKDGFISATDDYDRIEECDCIMICVPTPLNKFKQPDLSFVEDSTNEIAKRLKPEKLIVLESTTYPGTTEEVILPILESTGLKVGKDFYLAFSPERVDPGNLIYKTKNTPKVVGGVTEKCTLHAKSLYERVLNAGVFTVSSPKEAEMSKILENTFRIVNIGLINEMAVLARKMGINIWQVIDAAATKPFGFMPFYPGPGVGGHCIPIDPFYLTYKAREFDYHTRLIELAGEINDYMPEYVIERLMDILNEKKKCLNGSKILMLGVSYKNDIDDLRESPALKVLELLEKKGAQVKIHDPYIEEFSHNGGIFKTSPLTEDLIKESDAVIITTAHKKVDYDFVAKNTDIIFDTKNATKDIRNNYPDKIHLL